A region of Hymenobacter sp. J193 DNA encodes the following proteins:
- a CDS encoding heavy metal-binding domain-containing protein has protein sequence MYRIPLSLLALAGLLTATSCSSETESSKTTDTVTTPTNGPAEGTAEHGGGHTYACPMHPEVTSTKEGDKCPKCGMNLEHNDKVANGKTYEMKMVPTPTQVTAGQPTTLAFTPVETGKGSAPVPLDVVHEKKIHLIIVSKDLGQFYHEHPEYTAAGDYKVQYTFPKGGEYVLFQDYTPTGSGHQLGRQPLTVKGAAYAPVKFKNDDMQWDKDGYKATLSFDKDLKVGQLLGMKINISKDGQPVTDLANYLGALGHVVVISEDTEQYLHVHPNDQADKGPNIGFNTNFEKPGLYRVFLQFNHAGKIHTGDFTINVKA, from the coding sequence ATGTACCGCATCCCGCTTTCCCTGCTGGCCCTGGCCGGCCTGCTCACTGCCACTAGCTGCTCGTCCGAAACCGAGTCCAGCAAAACCACCGACACCGTCACCACGCCCACCAACGGCCCGGCCGAAGGCACCGCCGAGCACGGCGGGGGCCACACCTACGCCTGCCCCATGCACCCCGAGGTCACCAGCACCAAGGAAGGCGACAAGTGCCCCAAGTGCGGCATGAACCTGGAGCACAACGACAAGGTGGCCAACGGCAAAACCTATGAGATGAAAATGGTGCCCACCCCCACGCAGGTCACCGCCGGGCAGCCCACCACGCTGGCCTTTACGCCGGTGGAAACGGGTAAGGGCTCCGCACCCGTGCCCCTGGACGTGGTGCACGAGAAGAAAATTCACCTCATCATCGTCAGCAAAGACCTCGGCCAGTTCTACCACGAACACCCCGAGTACACCGCGGCCGGCGACTACAAGGTGCAGTACACCTTCCCCAAGGGCGGCGAGTACGTGCTGTTCCAGGACTACACGCCCACGGGCTCCGGCCACCAGCTGGGCCGCCAGCCGCTCACGGTAAAAGGCGCGGCCTATGCCCCGGTGAAGTTCAAAAACGACGACATGCAGTGGGACAAGGACGGCTATAAGGCCACCCTTTCCTTCGACAAGGACCTGAAAGTGGGCCAGCTGCTGGGCATGAAAATCAACATCAGCAAGGATGGCCAGCCGGTGACCGACCTGGCCAACTACCTCGGTGCCCTAGGTCACGTGGTGGTCATCAGCGAGGACACCGAGCAGTACCTGCACGTGCACCCCAACGACCAGGCCGACAAAGGTCCCAACATCGGCTTCAACACCAACTTCGAAAAGCCCGGCCTGTACCGCGTATTCCTGCAGTTCAACCACGCCGGCAAGATTCACACCGGCGACTTCACCATCAACGTGAAGGCTTAA